One Candidatus Thermoplasmatota archaeon genomic window, CGCCGCCCAAGCATTACGATGCCTTTCCCTTGGGCAAGCCCGACGAGTTCCTGTCGGTGAACGACTACCGCGACCTCCTCTCCATGACAAAGGAGCTCCGCAAGCGCAACGCCATCGTGGTGCCCCACGGGAGCTTCGTGGAATACATGGGCCCCAAGGCCTTCGCCGAGCTTGAGGTGCCCACGTTTGGCAACCGCGCGGTGCTCGCCTGGGAGGGCGACCGCGAGAAGGCCCGCCAGTGGCTCGAATCCGCCGGCCTTCGCATGCCCCGCACGATCCACGATCCCGAGGAGATCGACGGGCCCGTCATCGTGAAGTACCACGGCGCGCGCGGCGGTCGCGGCTTCTTCATCGCGCGGAACGTGGACGAGTACCGCAAGCGCCTGGACCCGAAGCTTCCCCACACGATCCAGGAGTTCGTGCTCGGCACGCGCTACTACCTCCACTACTTCTACAGCCCCCTGGAAAACGGCGGGTACCGTCTCTCGAAAGGGTCCCTCCAGCTTCTTGGCATGGACCGGCGGGACGAGTCCATCATCGACGAGGCCCACCGGCTGGGCTCCATCTACGAGCTCGAGGAGATGGGCATCACGCCCACCTTCGTCGTGACCGGGAATTTCCCGCTCGTGATGCGCGAGTCGCTTCTGCCCGAAGCGCTCGCGATGGGCGCCAAGACAGTCGAGCGCAGCCTCGAGCTTTTCGGCGGCATGATCGGGCCCTTCTGCCTCGAAACGGTCGTCACCGACAAGCTCGAATTCCGGGTCTTTGAGATCAGCGCGCGCATCGTCGCCGGGACGAATCCGTACATCCAGGGATCGCCTTACTCGGACCTGATCGAGCCCGGATTGTCGACGGGCCGCCGCTTGGCGCGCGAGGTGCGCAAGGCGCGCGAGGCGGGACGCTTGGCGGAGATCCTCTCCTAGGCGCGCAAGCCTTAGGAGCCGTGCCGCGCTTGCGGCAAGCATGATCGCCGAGCCTTCGCAGTTCCGGCTCCCCCAGGGCGCCCGGCCTCCCCCGTTCAAGCTCCCCGGCGTCGACGGCAAGACGTGGTCGCTCGACGACTTTCGCGGCGCGTCGGCGCTCGTGGTGGTCTTCAGCTGCAACCACTGCCCGTACGTGCAGGGAACGGAGGACCGCCTGATCGCGGCCGCCCGCGAGTACGGGGCGCGGGGCGTTCGCTTCGTGCTCGTGAACTCGAACGAGACGGTGAACTACCCCACGGACGACGTGCCGCACATGGTCGAGCGCGCGCGCCAGAAGGGGTACCCCTTCCCCTATCTTCGCGACGAGAGTCAGGACGTGGCGCGTGCGTACGGCGCGCTCGTCACGCCCCATTTCTTTGTCTTCGACCGCGACCTTCGGCTGGCCTACCAGGGCGCCTTCGACGACAGCCCCAAGGATCCCTCGGCCGTGCAGCGGAACTTCCTCCGCGACGCGCTCGAAGACATCCTCTCCGGCAAGCGGCCCGCCGCCGACCGGGCGCCAGTACAGGGTTGCAGCGTCAAATGGGCCGTGTGAGTGCACCGGCGCTTCGCCGCGCGAGCGCCGCCTCGAGCTCGGCCCGGATGCTGCGCGGGAGGGCCGGCGAGGCAAGCTGCTGCCGGATCTCGTCGTCCGTGCGTCGCCGCAGCCGCTGCTGCATCCTCGAAACCGTCGCCGTTCCCTGAACGACGACCGCCTCCCAGCGCTCCGCGTGGCCGAGGTTCTCGACCGGCCGCGCTTGCACGAGGAAAGCCTCTCCCGTCCGGACCGATCCGAACCGGACCGATTCGACTTCCTCCACCCACGCGAGCTCGCCCCACCGCGCCCATGCGGCCCACCAGATGGTATCGTCCATGGCCGAAAAGACGATGCCGTCGAGCACGCGTCCGGGGCCTCCGCTGTAGCGATCGTCCAGGACCAGGCGCGAGCGCACCCAGGCTCCATCGTCGAAGAATCGCATGCGCAGCCCGGCGGGGTTGCGGGGGCCGCAGGCGAAGCAGACGTTGTCCTCCGGGTCGTTCTCGAGCTCCACGCCGGGCGGGTCGGGCTCCACGCCGGCACAACCTTCCGCCGGGCCATCAAGCTGTCGTCGCCCGCCGGCAACCGTCCCCAAAGGAAAAGGGCAGGAGGCGTTCTGCACCGGACCATGAAGGACCTCGATCCGGCGCTGCGGGAGTGGATGTCCGAGCGCGCGGACGCCAACGAGCGGGAGGCGTTCTTCGACAGCCTGTCGGCCGACGCCAAGGACCGGTTCCTTGCGGCCTTCCACGAGGCGCTCCACGAGACGCGGGAGGACCGGGAGCAGGCGTGGAATCGCGCCACGGAGGCGGTCCTCAACCGCCGGTCAGAGGCGTCCGACGCGGGACGCGCGGAGCCAGGCGCCGGCGTCGGCGCCCCGTAGCCGGCAAACCTTTACGTGCCGTTCAGCGGTAGCCCGCCGATCATGACCGCTCCCCCGGTCCCGCCTCCGATGCACCTTGTGCTCGCCGAGAGCGAATTCGAGCTCGTTCCCGAAGCGATCCGCGCCCATCCCTCGGTTCGCGCGCCCGCGCGCCGTTCCGGCAGCCGCGCGTCCCGCGCGCTTCTGGACTCGTCCCTTCACCACAGCGCGTTGCGCGCGCTTCCCGAAGGCGAGCGTCGCGGCCGGCCGGACATCGTCCACACCGTCCTCCTGTTGGCGCAGGACTCCATCCTCAACCAGCGGGGCGGTCTTCGCGTGTGGATCCACACGCGAAACGACGAGCTCCTCGTCCTCGATCCTCGCACGCGCATCATGCGGAACTACAACCGCTTTGTCGGGCTTGCCGAGCAGGTCCTGCGCGAGGGCAAGGCTCCGCCCACGGGCGACCCTCTGCTCCTGCTGGAGCGGGGGGTGACGCTCAAGGGCGCCGTGGCCCGCACCGGGGCCCGCTCGGCGATCGTCTTCGACGACGCCGGCGATCGGATGTCGATGCGCGAGGTTCTCGCGCCGCACGCGGCAGCCCGGGAGGCCGTGGCCTGCGTCATCGGCGGCTTTCCCTCCGGCGCCTTCCGCGCGGACCTGGGTTTTGCCGACCGGCGCGTGTCCATCCACGACGCGCCCCTTTCGGCTTGGACCGTCGCCTCCGAAGCGGTCGTCCATTGGGAGCAGGCGATCGGCGTCCTCGGCTAATGCTCCAAGGGCATAATTGCAAAGCTACAAATTACCAAGGTGCGTTGTCGTCGGCCGGGTAATACGGACGGCTGACAAAATGACTATCAGTAATTTCGTGCACGAGTTGGGCTTTGGAACCCGATCGGTCCACGCCGGCCGAAGGCCGGATCCCACGACCGGCGCCGTGCTTGCGCCCATCTACCAGGTCACGACATTCGCGCAGGAGGCGCCCGGCGAGCACAAAGGGTACGCCTACAGCCGCACGGCCAACCCGACCGTGGTCGCGCTCGAGGAGCGGCTCGCCGATCTCGAGGGAGGCGTGGGTGCCCTGGCCTACGGCAGCGGCATCGCCGCCGTCGACGCGATCCTCCGGCTTTGCGACGCTGGCGACCACGTGGCAATCGGTGAGACTGTGTACGGCGGAACGATCCGTCTTGCCCGCGACGTGCTCGCACGGCACGGCGTGCGAGCGTCCTTCGTGGACCTCGGGGATCCGGGCGCCTTGGAGCGCTCGTTTGGCGAGCGAACGCGGCTTGTGCTTTCGGAGTCGCCCGCCAACCCGACGCTCAAGGTCGTGGACCTCGCGGCGGTGTCCCGGATCGCCCACGCCGGCGGCGCGCTTCACGTCGTCGACAACACCTTTTGTACGCCGTACCTCCAACGGCCGTTTGACTTTGGAGCCGACGCGGTCGTCCACAGCACGACGAAGTACCTCGACGGTCACAACGCGACCGTCGGCGGAGCGGTCGTGGTCCGCGACGATGTGGCGCTCCTCGAGCGTCTGCGCTGGCTGCGCAATGCAACGGGCGCGATCCAAAGCCCGTTCGAGGCATGGCTTACGCTCCAAGGCGTCAAGACGTTGCCGCTTCGGCTGGATCGGCAATGCGCAAACGCGCAGAGGGTCGCGGAGTTCCTCGCCAAGCGCAAGGACGTGGCGCGCGTGCTCTATCCTGGCCTTCCGGATTTCTCGGGGCGTGCGCTCGTCCAGCGCCAGCAGCGCCGGGCCGGCGCCGTGGTCTCCTTCGAACCGCGGGGAGGACGCGACGCGGCCGTCGCCTTCCTCCGCGCCCTGCGCCTGTTCACGGTGGCCGAGAACCTCGGCTCGGTGGAGAGCATCGCCACGCACCCTGCGACGATGACGCACGCGTCCGTCCCCCCCGACGAGCGCGCGCGTCGGGGCATCACCGAGGGGCTCGTGCGTCTCTCGGTGGGCGTGGAGGACCCCGAGGACCTGCTGGCCGACCTTTCACAGGCGCTGACGGTGTCTTGCCGCCGGGAGGTGGCCGTGTGAGCCTTCGCATCCACCTCGTCGGATTCGGGGCCGTGGGACGGGCGCTTGCGCCGCTTCTGTCGGAGCGGTCCGAGTTCCGGGTTGTGGCGATAAGCGATTCCCGAGGGACCCTTGCGCGCCCGGACGGAGTCAACCTGGACGCGGCCGTCCGGGCCAAGGAGCGAGACGGCCGTCTTCCCGCCGATTCCAAACCCGATGCGGACGTTCCCTGCGACCTGCTCGTGGACGCCACCCCTACGCGATTTGATCGGCTCGATCCCGCGGTTTCCCGTCTGCGTCGGGCGCTTGGCGCCGGACGTCACGTCGTCACAGCGAACAAGGGACCCGTGGCAACGCGCGGTCCCGAGCTTGCGGGCCTTGCGCAGGGCAAGGGCGTCCTGTTTCGGCGCTCGGCGACCGTCTGCGCGGGCACGCCCGTGCTGGAGCTGCTTGCGTCCGCCTTCGGGGGCGATCGGGTGCTTCGGATCGAGGGCGTTCTCAACGGGAGCACGAACGCCGTGCTTTCGCTCGTGGAGGGCGGGTGCGCGCTGGAGGAGGCGTTGCTCGAATGCCGACGCCGCGCGTACCTCGAGGCCGATCCGTCCCTCGACCTCTCGGGGCTCGACGCTGCCGCCAAGGCCGCCATCCTGCACCAGGCAGCCTTCGGTCCGCTTGCCGTAGGCGCCGTCGACCGTCGCGGAATCTTCGACCTTGCGCCAAGCGAGGTCCAGGACGCCGCGCGCACGGGGCTAGCGATCCGCAGCGTGGCGACCATCCTGCCGGGTCGCGCCTCCGTCCGTCCCGTGGCGCTTGCACGCGATCATCCCCTCGTCGTGGGCGGCGTCGAAAACGTCGTGCGGCTCAAGCTCGCCCGCGCCGGCGAGATCGTACTCCGGGGCCCTGGCGCGGGGTCTTGCCCCACGGCCGCGGCGGTCCTGTCCGACTGCCTTGCGATCGCAAACGCGTCTCACCGGCCGGCGTCGAGCATCGCGTGGGGGTCCGCAAAGCACGCGTCCCACGTGCCCGCGTCGATCCCGTCCTGAAGGGCGCGCGAGCGGATGGCGTGCGCAAGATCGTCGGCTTCCGAGTCCGGTATCGCCGCGCGGTTGTGCGCCTGCGCAAGGGGCCACGGATAGCCGGGATAACCCGGGTCTCGTGCGGTCGCGGCGATTCGCGACAGCGCCTCGTCGGGCGCAACGCCGGCGGCCGGAAGGTCGATCCGGAAGGCCTGGCGCGCGGCCGCGTGCAAGCGGGCCACGAAGCTGCGGACGCCCGGTTCCTTGAGGACGTGGGAAACGTCGGCGTACCAAGCTTCGCCCGGCCGCCGGCGGGTCCCTTGGGCAAGGGCGGCCGGCAGCAGGGGCGCGCCGTCGAGAAGCGCGGAGGTGGACTTGCACACGGCCGCAACGACGATGCCGCGGACTTGGCACGCTTGCACGAGCGTTTCG contains:
- a CDS encoding formate--phosphoribosylaminoimidazolecarboxamide ligase, whose amino-acid sequence is MATPDIRSLLEGYDPSNLTIATACSHTSLQIFHGARQEGFRTLGICKGPPPKHYDAFPLGKPDEFLSVNDYRDLLSMTKELRKRNAIVVPHGSFVEYMGPKAFAELEVPTFGNRAVLAWEGDREKARQWLESAGLRMPRTIHDPEEIDGPVIVKYHGARGGRGFFIARNVDEYRKRLDPKLPHTIQEFVLGTRYYLHYFYSPLENGGYRLSKGSLQLLGMDRRDESIIDEAHRLGSIYELEEMGITPTFVVTGNFPLVMRESLLPEALAMGAKTVERSLELFGGMIGPFCLETVVTDKLEFRVFEISARIVAGTNPYIQGSPYSDLIEPGLSTGRRLAREVRKAREAGRLAEILS
- a CDS encoding thioredoxin family protein produces the protein MIAEPSQFRLPQGARPPPFKLPGVDGKTWSLDDFRGASALVVVFSCNHCPYVQGTEDRLIAAAREYGARGVRFVLVNSNETVNYPTDDVPHMVERARQKGYPFPYLRDESQDVARAYGALVTPHFFVFDRDLRLAYQGAFDDSPKDPSAVQRNFLRDALEDILSGKRPAADRAPVQGCSVKWAV
- a CDS encoding 16S rRNA methyltransferase, whose product is MTAPPVPPPMHLVLAESEFELVPEAIRAHPSVRAPARRSGSRASRALLDSSLHHSALRALPEGERRGRPDIVHTVLLLAQDSILNQRGGLRVWIHTRNDELLVLDPRTRIMRNYNRFVGLAEQVLREGKAPPTGDPLLLLERGVTLKGAVARTGARSAIVFDDAGDRMSMREVLAPHAAAREAVACVIGGFPSGAFRADLGFADRRVSIHDAPLSAWTVASEAVVHWEQAIGVLG
- a CDS encoding PLP-dependent aspartate aminotransferase family protein yields the protein MTISNFVHELGFGTRSVHAGRRPDPTTGAVLAPIYQVTTFAQEAPGEHKGYAYSRTANPTVVALEERLADLEGGVGALAYGSGIAAVDAILRLCDAGDHVAIGETVYGGTIRLARDVLARHGVRASFVDLGDPGALERSFGERTRLVLSESPANPTLKVVDLAAVSRIAHAGGALHVVDNTFCTPYLQRPFDFGADAVVHSTTKYLDGHNATVGGAVVVRDDVALLERLRWLRNATGAIQSPFEAWLTLQGVKTLPLRLDRQCANAQRVAEFLAKRKDVARVLYPGLPDFSGRALVQRQQRRAGAVVSFEPRGGRDAAVAFLRALRLFTVAENLGSVESIATHPATMTHASVPPDERARRGITEGLVRLSVGVEDPEDLLADLSQALTVSCRREVAV
- a CDS encoding homoserine dehydrogenase (catalyzes the formation of L-aspartate 4-semialdehyde from L-homoserine), producing MSLRIHLVGFGAVGRALAPLLSERSEFRVVAISDSRGTLARPDGVNLDAAVRAKERDGRLPADSKPDADVPCDLLVDATPTRFDRLDPAVSRLRRALGAGRHVVTANKGPVATRGPELAGLAQGKGVLFRRSATVCAGTPVLELLASAFGGDRVLRIEGVLNGSTNAVLSLVEGGCALEEALLECRRRAYLEADPSLDLSGLDAAAKAAILHQAAFGPLAVGAVDRRGIFDLAPSEVQDAARTGLAIRSVATILPGRASVRPVALARDHPLVVGGVENVVRLKLARAGEIVLRGPGAGSCPTAAAVLSDCLAIANASHRPASSIAWGSAKHASHVPASIPS
- a CDS encoding DNA double-strand break repair nuclease NurA: MDDIARLLASLAPRLRSTPPDSGLAFETVVPRPPGRIGAVDGSVAPVLEGQGFVVSAVRAVAILVEDGRVSAVHGPRALLHVTAREIDADRRREEAEREAAGRLLSFLGPGDLLLLDGALAVPDGSHETLVQACQVRGIVVAAVCKSTSALLDGAPLLPAALAQGTRRRPGEAWYADVSHVLKEPGVRSFVARLHAAARQAFRIDLPAAGVAPDEALSRIAATARDPGYPGYPWPLAQAHNRAAIPDSEADDLAHAIRSRALQDGIDAGTWDACFADPHAMLDAGR